The genomic DNA aatcataatatgcagtgaccctacttaccaactaccacggatcgcaacagattaaagtatgcacacaagccacacatctacttatattacataccgttcaactcccaactattccaaacccaaaactgagtattaaacattattacaaacttttacagacttaaattatcccaaaagacGCCTACTAGCTCCGCTCAATCAACCtgaatccctagctctcgcgctggattggggatccgcggtaccaactggttccttcttaactggaaaagaatagaaacaatatcgcacaaatgagctaactagctcagcaagtcacaatgacaaaactgagaataatgatcatcaggtgaacatggttatgatatcaagtgaacaatggattatgatttagaattggatattatattttcatattaaaaaccaaggttaggttgctgatcagtcacgcactaaccccgagcaaagcacacaacactgctctaactactggatccaaggcacacattggcctaacttgaccattatatggtctgaccacgaatctggtccacaattttataaaaacaatccaattctaacataataacagaataaacaataataagcaataaccagaatcattaacaacatttgatgttccataatgaaatggttttaatctgcataaggatcaacagattattttttaaagtttgggtgctaggtaatgaaagaatttgataacaatgaatcaatgtttcagggtttcaaggatttggtctttcaaagcataaaatacaaagatttgaatgtgtaagcaatctggttcagtgtttaatatttagtttgtatgtatttgtagagtagtatcgtatacttgaggttcgtgtttgggtatacaacaatcaatggtctagaaagaatcaggttacggctcaagatcaataactggaatcaaggtttagggtacagtgcttcaaagcacttgcaatataaaacaggaatatcaatcacgacaatacctcgagaaagttcagaacacttgcctggtattagcttactatcatgcactcgcttccaatctcaaccgtcttacttctcaactatctgtttcccttttctacgtcttgcctcttctgctcacatatcataagcatctatgaataatcaactcatacgattctattcaacacatacttctatcttcccttcgtttcacccaaatctgattaacggattgaaagttacacaataatcaaataaacaccgaatatatagaccgattgtcaatcaacaagtcacgtatcacacataatacattatataattaatgacatatcatttataaagaagtcttgagtcataaataggctttctggtatttaaaatgatttttaaaacatatttcggaattaaaacggatcgttggatcaatttcgggttaataaacagggttcggttggccaattctagttttgaaacaattttataataattatcgagccttggaaataatttagaataatattttaaagctcgaaactatttttcggaatttttaaatcatttttaagtaattaaatctaattaaataattaattaaaatcaattaataattaattaaatcaattaatcaattaattttcaaattaattgaccaattaatcaattaaaaattaactgaaattaattaactaattaattcagatttatttctgaattaaaaataattttcggaattaaaatactaatttttagaattttcagaaattaaaaacgaatttttataataaaaaaataattaggaaatataatttttaaacatttttaaaacagaaatcctaaatttgcaaagtctggaaacttcagggaccaaactgcatcgttttcaaaactataggtactaaactgtaattttccagccccgtcgccggaaaatacaggggtggccggagaacacattcccggcgtcctcaccccaccaacacctccagatcacatctatatttcaccaggaaatcaaccataccaacaaatcattctaatcatccctgagttggccggaatttggccgtgaagtttgccagtttccggcgaacttcggaaaatttcaaaaaacaactcccttctctacagacctcggtgattcatgaaacttatacgactagattgcaaatttcatagagaatacaatccactataccacaatatcaatctattccagaataagaaacccccaaatttcgattaagaacattcatacgggttataaaccctaattttgaaattcgaaaattaaactcacttttgagcatgttattgaactccaaatcagacgtatgacatatgaaaatcatcaggaaaacaagctctacaacatgcaagcatcaaatcatacaaacaatcatccgaacgaaaattcctatttttaatcaaaataattcgaaaataaataaatttatatataaaatcaacctttgattctgcagtaaaacaggttctggaatctgatagtactccttgagaccttcaatttggttactccaacttttcaaacggatttcactaacactttgaatttgtggtttgattctcagaagggtttatgaatatatgatttttctctgtaaaattatataattatctgtctgcaaatgattttgatacgaaataaaatacggtaaaagactatttatatttatggaaaattagtatccctttggatcattccggatataaaacggtacgtttatttataaaaactaatctaaacggtatcggttttcgggataattatccaaatcattacaatttgtactgcggtcttggtctcagtgcctggttacacgtattacgaagtgataattgtgatagtttaataaaaagctcccgtttatcgaaaatacgggttttattgatttaccgaaacgaatattgtatcgaaaatgttgcgccgggacccgcgcagaacaaaccgtacgccggatcgaaaaagtcgaaacatggaatatgctcggaatattacaattaggttaggaagtagttctcggaagagtttcgggttccaaaaacgtaacaacggatgacgtcgattggttcccgtttttataaaatagattgtaaatactcggaaaaagattttataaatttcatatgatccctataaatccataaatcaacataaaaataattagtaagatatgacaattatctatattttattttggacatataaaaattaaaatactcaattaatattatttttgaatatccaagtacagataacatttaacaattaactcacagaatagatactgaacacacataataattatttaatagcaaaataatcaCACAATATATTCCGGATGTTACAGTAATTTTCCATCAAGTATTCATAATTCAGGACGCGTCCATTACTCTATATACAACGCGCCTACTTTCCTTTCATAAGGGAAATTTATCTCTTATGTTCCTTAATTTTAGGCATTTGTACCTCCATTTTGACTATTTTATCAGTCTTAATTAAATAActtttataccaatttttgggcataataGTAGGTACAATTAAGTATGAATAATTAGATAAGTGTAATTAAGTAATTTAAACAATTATCTACATACCGAGTAACTAAAATTAATACATTatattttttgtttgattttAATTATACAATATGGAGTTTTAATTTCTTCTTAGTTGGGGCCCATGTTATTCAATACTTTTCATTATTTTTGTTTTAAACCGATCCTTTACTTCAATTACTGAATATCATTAATTCATCTTATGGTGCTATAAGTTTTTTTAACGTCAGTGCTTTGAGTTCCAAACGCTTACTTGATCGTACTTAGTGGGttgtggtttataaaatttaACTTAAAATTAAGTAATTAATGCATGCATGTTTATCGTACTCGATATAATAAAACTCATTTTTCACGAAAAATCATCGCATTCCTGCTTTTGAGTTTGAATATAATGTTATCTCTTATTAGCTTGACGCGTATTTGTTTTCTCTTTTAATTTGGCTTTGAAAGGGAGACCTTTAATGctaaaataattaagtaaggatAGTTAAGTAATTTCAGCGGGTACCGACCGActatcaaatttttaatattttatttattttaagataGGATAGGTAGacaaaaaaattagaattaaaattgaagttattagtaattataatattttagtctattatattaaataaaattttcctataatatttttgaaaaaagaGAAATTTTAATTGAAAAGATTAAAAAATAGCATAATTTAGTTTAAGAAggtaattattttatatattaatcaAGAAGAAGGATGTTGCATCGATTGCATGCAACATATGTTCTGGTTCATTAATTAATGTGCCTAATAACATCCAATTATAGGTTAAAGTCGACTTAACACTGAATagtttaatattatattaattataaatGGTAATTAAATaatgtaattattttaattagtaaGGATATTTAAataccgaccgactaccaaacttttatttcgtctattataatatagtatagatttcATTAAGCTCCATTATTGAATTAATAATTATGATTTTTGGTGGGACAATATTTCATATGTAATTTTTGTTAGATATTTTAGTGTAATTGGATTAACTAGTTGACCAATGTGATTGTAATATTTCATCAAATAAGTCGGGAGAGTGCGGAGTGCATGTTTGTTTGAGTTTATTATGATTTTCGGTATTGGCGGGAGTTCGTATTAATGTGAAAATGCATGTCTTTTAGACACAACCGCATACATCAAAAGATATGTCTTAGGACATGTCGTTTAGACATGTATGGATGTGTTTTAAgacatgtcttttggacatgtatggatgtgtcttaggacatgtcttttggacatATATGGACGTGTCTTAAGACATGTCTTATGTATGGACGTGTCTTAAGACATGTCTTTTGGACACCTATATAATACTTGCAACATATTTGGTCATTGAGATAGAAAAAAAACAAAAGGTTGGTTGTTGAATTCACACAAAATACATCATTCTATGTTCTTATATTCTGATTTTATCCGGTTGAAAAGTTTGGATAACCACCAAATTGTTTCAATCTGAAATTGTTTTTGTCGGTAGAAAACAATTTAATCGAAACGCAAGGGAACAAATTATTAGCTACAAATGACGCAGAATTTATTACATTCCCTTCCAAAATAGATCAAATTGCCATCCATTTGTCACTGAATTTACAGCCCGTATTATAAAATATTCAACTAACAACCGAATAAATAATCAAATCTGATCAAAGTCTAATCACGTTAGATACAGATAAATTGGTACATGCAATCTTAAAATTGACCCACACATACACAAACTAGTTTACTTGTATTTTATAATTCATGAAAATGGAGTACTAGATTTGTAAACTAGAAACCTTAACCACCACATCCCACACCTTAATCTCGCCATCAAAGCTTCCACTAAATACCTTTACTCCACCGCCGGCCGTTACATTCTCGTCGACGGCCGCCGCTAACGACCTCACCGGCTTTGCATGTCCGTCTAACACCGTTAAGCAACAAAACTTTCGTTCCGCTCCTCCACGTTGCCAAATCCTGACCGTCCGATCAGCCGATCCACTAAACAATAAATCATTAACATTAATTAAACACAAAATAGCCTTTCCATGACCTCTTAATGCACCCGTGACCACCATGTAATTTGCACTATCTTCTCTTTCCCATACCAATATGGACCGGTCACATGACCCGGAAAATAAAACCGACCCGTCCCGACTTAAAGCCAACGCATTTACCGCCGATTTATGTTTTACTAACGTAGCTATTGATCCATGAACCGATTTTCTGCCATCTTTTACCGATTTTTCCCAAACCTTTATACTCCGATCAGCTGATGCCGTGTAAATTGTTCCGTCAACGGAAACAATCACAGCGTTAATTGCGTCATCATGAGCTTTAATTGATTCCTTGCAACGAAAATCTGACGTCGACCAAATTTTCAAGTACTTGTCCCATGAAACTGAATATAATAACTCATCAAAAATAGCTAACCCTGATACGGCGTCGTGATGTTGAATCCACAACTGTTTTTTATGACGGCGCACCCTGACGTAATTTTTGGGTAGTATAAAACGGCGTAAACGATCTTTAACGGTAGGAAGTGTTGCTTTAAGTTTGTGACGGTTGTTATTACTTATTGTCTCTAAATCCCATGCACGGATTTTAGAATCTTGGCTTGCGGTGAAAATGGCTTTGTTACAAAAAGTAACGGACTTGACGGAACCGGATGAGGAGTTTTTTACATAAAATGTGTCTATGAGTGTGAATGTTTCGATATCGAAAACGTTAATAAAGCTACCTGAGGTAGCATAGAGAAGATTATTGTGAACAGAAAGAAAGCTAACATGGAAGGGATGAGGTTTAAGAGAAGTGACGGAGTTTTTAGCGACGGATATATTTAGGGTTTCGGGAGAGAGTTTTTGAAGAGAAGGAACAGATGGTAATGTTTGGAGAGAGAGATTGGATTGAAGGCTACCATAGCTTTTGGTGGAGGAAGAGGAAGGGCTTGTTGTGGAGGTGCTCATTGAGTCATCGGAAAATTTCGATGGTGGTTTTGTGGTGGTCGAGGACGATGGTGAGAGGGTTGCGTAGTCCATAGTGGAGGTGCATGTGGATAGCCATGTCTTGACTTTCATGATGCAGgcagagagagagaagagagggACTGTATGAGGTATAGCCTAAAGAGCTTTAGTATGGACATGAGATATATAGAGGGTATGGGGCCCGAGATCCAATTCATACAATCCGATAATTATCCGAAAATCGATTTAAACCGATCCGAAAAATATCCGAACCGAAAATTTAACCGAAAATGATCCAAAATACAAGATCCGATTATAACTTGGAACCGATTAGAACCGAATAATATATTACCTGAACCGAATATGACCCCAAATGAGCAAAATTTGTACTTTAAACAATTTTATGTTAATGATAACATACTTATTTAATCAGATTCTTTTGTAAaagtatattatattatattaaaaatactaaattaaataaaaaagatATTTTTTAAATCTCAAAAATTGAAAAAAGAATAATTTATGATCCGAAAATATCCGAACCGAATTTAATCCGAACACAATTTTGTCGGATCATAATCCGAATTTTATTCGATTTAAATCCGAATTAGACCCGAACCGAATCAcatccgatccgatccgaatgGTCATCAAATATATCATAATCCGAAAGTAGATCCgatccgaaattgatccaatcCGAAACCGAACCGGTTATCCGAATTGCCAGGTCTAGTATGGGCTATGGAGTGAACAGTAAACAACATATAGATTCTTTGTACTAGAATTTTGAAAAATGCGTTCTCATGGTTCAACTTTGTAATTCATTATGcatcattttccaaaattttgTTAAATTAGATAGTGGTAAAATCggaaatttgataaaaaaaaattaagtaaattaatttcatattttttaaaataatattaaaaattaaattttgatacaaaattgtaagtttttaatttttaaatgataataGTAATTTCAGTTTTGAtttcattttatattattaatgctAGTATTTTGTAATTCTacaaaaaatattttaacaattaattttgattatataattaaatttaatgAAGTAGAGtaaaaaattttgaaattgatattaaaaaaatgaaaattgaATGTAAAATTAATAGTGctatttgaaaattaaaaaaatgcaattttataattgatataaaataatatataatttttaataatatttaaacaagataaattttattttgattaGTATATTGTTTAATTTCCGATTTTATCCCTATACAATTCAACAAAATTCTGGAAAGTGGTGTATAATGAATCTCAAAATTGAAGAATAAGAGTGCAAACTGAATTTCACAAAGTTGTGGTACAAATTTGTCTTTGAAACATAATACTAGAGTGCAAAGTGCAAttaattttttcaattttttctttttctcatcGTTTTCAAAATGCAGATTCTAGTGAACAGTGATTTTTCATTACAGAATTATAGACAAAGGTTTACAAAATTCTTTCTCTAAGTTTATACACTCGTAATGATAAGAAACTGGGAGATACTGACACTGACAACACTTATCAATTTATCCTTCGAACAGCAACTCCAATGGTTGTCAGGGGCACATAAACAAAAACTAGCATAATTATAATACGAGACAGGGATCATTTTTTagaattattttatatatcatgtaattataaTGTTCAtaattgttttattatttataaatgatatacaaTATCTAACGTAGATCAAATACAATTTGATTGTTtatcaatatatattattttcataaaagacAATATCAAATTACACAACGTATCAAAAATAATCTATTaatcaaaaaaaaaaatatatatatatatccttatttgtgttgtataatttgcatttaatgaatgaatataaatatGGTATTCAGTGTACTTTTAAAACGAAACAATTATACTTAATTTGTAGAatgtcgttagtatgtttacaaataaaaagttaaaaaataatatttatgttgaatacagagttaaccaaaaattttaaattttatttaaataaattatatgtattggtctatattattactgagttcactactaacttacaattaacttactcaatttaaaaagataaaaaatgcataattaAAGTCAGGATGGCCTGCAATCATAATAtataataatgtaaaatttacactattattaatataaaagttgattttaatgaaaaatgttagtttttgaaattcaacttATGTATGcatggaaaaatgttagttttttttatttacaGTACGGTTACCAAAGTAACATTAAGTTATATACGTGTGTCAGCATGTAAATTgtcgtatgttacatttcttagtaaattacgatgatttcaattatttatatgttaaatatcttATTTATGTATATTTTTAATCACTATTAACATCTAGTAAGACaaatgattacttaaataacatacatttataattattcaatttgataaatttttataaatattaattgaattggttaattcattcagattattgaacaatatatattttttctttaaatagtataaaatacATTGCATCAAATGTTaaaatatagtatagatataacttttattcgaataattcaaaatataaaaataattcaaaatatttgtacaatattatcttgatcaataaatattatttatcttgaagaattcttttttaaaaagctagttttttatagtgaaaaataaaaaataaatcgatttaatatatcatcgtaattttaaaaaatctcgtgagatctcatatcaaattttgaatatttttaaaatcgggaaaagtcccaaaaataataatgcgctACTAGTGAacttagtaattttaatataaataatcaattgacttgatcttataaacacctcaaacacattaatttatattaacataaaatattaaaaaaaattatattattggtaagatattttcatcgaacttgtaatttaaatttacttaATGTAGAATGTGAGAATATTTTTCGGCCaagtcatgtagtcaaattttgagtaGTTTTTGAAGAATGGGCCAAGTTCTAATTTCAAattagaataaaataaaatgttttgACTCATTGTAATTCGAGCTCATCTAAATACGTAATACCATTAcagattatttatatataggcGTTTCTATTTTCAATactttctttaaaaattatatatgtacattttaattaatttttataataataaaatatgttaaaaatatatgagatacattttcaaactaaaaaaaaaagattaatgataataattcatttatgtattatgtctaattttgtattcggaatttaattctttaaaattaactgtacaaatattaaAGTAACTATCTTTTcttttgcggaattcaagtaactatctttaaagttaaataaaatattcatttagcacacttacatattatttgtatgataaaaagcacatgtgacattatggtgtagtggtatgagGTTGTATAGCTGAATGAAATATCTTGAGTTTGATTTCCACAAAgcacatcttttatataaaaattaaaaacagggtagtttagtctttttaATGAGACTTTTTATTCTCACTAATTATCCCCTttttctcctattatatatagaagagatattatattttaaattctCTCTCTTCCAAATCATTTTAGCACCCTGTTTTCAAAAAACACAATGGTTGGCACCCGAAGATGTCAACTTCATTAACTCAATAAAAAAATGATATTTTATGCACTATTAGTACCACATTGGGACCACAAATGAAGTTGACAACCTCATTTATGGGATGCCAACTTTTGGCACACTATGTCAACTCATTTGACAACCCAATAGCACCCCTCAACTCTAATAAAGTGCTAATAAGGGTGCCAAACCACATCATACCACATGACATTGGCACCCTCCATTGGAGTTGCTCTACTTGAGTCGACATCTTTCCCATAAGAATATTATTTTTGCTAATACTTCATTGAAAAGGAATTTCTTATTCACCTCTAAAAGAAGAGTATTTTGGTGACTCCCTCTCCAGCTACTTGCGAGGAATTGAAGGGCACGTATAGTTAATTCCAGTATTCTAAAAATCGGCTTAGGCAGCCGCCTTAATTCCAGTATTCTAAAAATTGGCCTAGGCGGCCGCCTAGGCGGACATCTAGGCGGACATCTAGGCAGCCGCCTAGGCGGCGCCTAGGCGCTAAGCGGTGCCTAGGCGCTAAGCGGTGGTCAAACGCCTCGACTCGGACCTTAGCggtgatttaggcgttttttcAAAATATCGGGTTAAAATCGGGATTaggcggtcaaaaa from Apium graveolens cultivar Ventura chromosome 5, ASM990537v1, whole genome shotgun sequence includes the following:
- the LOC141661729 gene encoding protein JINGUBANG — its product is MKVKTWLSTCTSTMDYATLSPSSSTTTKPPSKFSDDSMSTSTTSPSSSSTKSYGSLQSNLSLQTLPSVPSLQKLSPETLNISVAKNSVTSLKPHPFHVSFLSVHNNLLYATSGSFINVFDIETFTLIDTFYVKNSSSGSVKSVTFCNKAIFTASQDSKIRAWDLETISNNNRHKLKATLPTVKDRLRRFILPKNYVRVRRHKKQLWIQHHDAVSGLAIFDELLYSVSWDKYLKIWSTSDFRCKESIKAHDDAINAVIVSVDGTIYTASADRSIKVWEKSVKDGRKSVHGSIATLVKHKSAVNALALSRDGSVLFSGSCDRSILVWEREDSANYMVVTGALRGHGKAILCLINVNDLLFSGSADRTVRIWQRGGAERKFCCLTVLDGHAKPVRSLAAAVDENVTAGGGVKVFSGSFDGEIKVWDVVVKVSSLQI